GCTTGCAGCCGTGATGGCTGGGGAGAAATTGCACCTTTACCTGGGTTTAGTGAAGAAATCATCGAACAAGCGCAAGAGCAAGCCATTGAATGGCTGACGAATTGGTGTCATGCAAGCTGTGAAGCGCCAAGAGTGCCCCTTGACGGTTGCTATCCTTCTGTTGCTTTCGGTATTAGCACAGCGATGGATGAGATGAAGCGTTATTTAAATGAGGAAGGCAACTATCATACTGCACCGTTGTGCTATGGCGATCCTGATGAGTTATATGCAGAACTGAATCAAATGTCAGGTGACAAAGTCGCTAAAATCAAAGTCGGTATGTATGAAGCGAATCGTGATGGTTTGATTACGGATATGTTTCTTGAAGCCATTCCTGATTTGCAATTACGTCTAGATGCGAATCGCCAATGGACCTTGGAAAAGGCGTTAAAATTTGCGGAGAAAGTGAAAACGCAACATCGTTCGCGTATTCAATTTCTGGAAGAACCTTGTAAAACCCGTGAAGAAAGTCGTCAGTTTGCAGCTCAAACGGGCATTAATATTGCTTGGGATGAAAGTTTGCGAGAGCCTGACTTTCTTTTAGAAAAAGAACCGCACTTAAGTGCCATTGT
This portion of the Haemophilus parainfluenzae T3T1 genome encodes:
- the menC gene encoding o-succinylbenzoate synthase: METKSFNLYRYSIPVDSQLILRGRFLKRREGLIVRVACSRDGWGEIAPLPGFSEEIIEQAQEQAIEWLTNWCHASCEAPRVPLDGCYPSVAFGISTAMDEMKRYLNEEGNYHTAPLCYGDPDELYAELNQMSGDKVAKIKVGMYEANRDGLITDMFLEAIPDLQLRLDANRQWTLEKALKFAEKVKTQHRSRIQFLEEPCKTREESRQFAAQTGINIAWDESLREPDFLLEKEPHLSAIVIKPTLVGSLQDCQKLIAQAHSLGIKAVISSSIESSLGLTQLARIAAQYTPNVTPGLDTLNLMRHQVLRAWPGSDLPLIDLNSEFITKIV